A stretch of the Aphis gossypii isolate Hap1 chromosome 2, ASM2018417v2, whole genome shotgun sequence genome encodes the following:
- the LOC114131044 gene encoding serine proteinase stubble — protein MRIATSWIVMSLLTAIFESSQGHDHHKALNNYKINKKPCSVNSLEGTCMFVYECINTDGRHIGMCVDTFMFGSCCAHNLTTAQLAMLPDSSEPAVLFTQPGGNGVSQRPQHRPHHRPHRPSQVMTRPGGDSDGAAGTTSVDKKYHYQPASATPQTPNSQPQSQAHLNRVPSTNFISNSRPNFLSRPAAQPYTTTSTTSTTTTTTTTTPPPTFASGRPPVQEVDDSENKVDSVWSNRPSWSSSMGNHHTFITKPRPIPQHRPQYYTVPSSTMLTTITTTTNPTTTTTTTTPTPTTTSTTTTTLPPPTTTTTTTSKPLVISTTTSPVVIPTTVPGKPEKHTAKPGVSAETNQKSMPCGLAPLHPRHEVRIVGGRNSAFGSWPWQVSVRRTSFFGFSSTHRCGGALLNENWIATAGHCVDDLLTSQIRIRVGEYDFSSDQEPYPFVERAVARKIVHPKYNFFTYEYDLAMVRLEAPVKYTPHIVPICLPGSDDLLIGENATVTGWGRLSEGGTLPSVLQEVSVPIVSNDKCKSMFLRAGRHEYIPDIFMCAGFDDGGRDSCQGDSGGPLQVKGRDGRYFLAGIISWGIGCAEANLPGVCTRISKFVPWILQTVT, from the exons ATGAGAATAGCGACCTCATGGATCGTCATGTCTCTACTGACCGCAATATTTGAATCGTCTCAAGGCCATGATCACCACAAAGCGCTTAACA ATTACAAGATCAACAAGAAACCATGTTCGGTGAACAGCCTGGAGGGCACGTGCATGTTCGTGTACGAGTGCATCAACACCGACGGCCGGCACATCGGCATGTGCGTGGACACGTTCATGTTCGGCAGCTGCTGCGCGCACAACCTGACCACGGCGCAGCTGGCCATGTTGCCCGACTCGTCGGAACCCGCGGTGCTGTTCACGCAACCGGGCGGCAACGGCGTGTCGCAGCGGCCGCAGCACAGGCCGCACCACAGGCCCCACCGGCCGTCGCAGGTGATGACGCGGCCGGGCGGCGACAGTGACGGTGCGGCCGGGACGACGTCGGTGGACAAGAAGTACCATTACCAGCCGGCGTCGGCCACGCCGCAGACGCCGAACTCGCAGCCGCAGTCGCAGGCGCACCTCAACCGCGTACCGTCCACCAACTTCATATCGAACAGCCGGCCCAACTTTTTGTCCAGGCCCGCGGCCCAGCCGTATACGACCACCTCGACGACGTCGACGACGACTACGACTACCACGacgacgccgccgccgacgtTCGCTTCCGGTCGGCCGCCCGTCCAGGAAGTGGACGACAGCGAGAACAAAGTGGACTCGGTTTGGTCGAATAG accTAGTTGGAGTTCGAGTATGGGTAATCATCATACATTCATCACCAAGCCAAGGCCAATCCCTCAACACAgaccacaatattatactgtaccaTCGTCGACAATGTTGACGACCATTACCACTACCACTAATCCTACTACTACCACTACAACTACTACCCCAACTCCTACGACAACGAGTACAACTACAACCACTCTTCCACCACCGACCACTACAACTACTACCACTAGTAAACCTTTAGTTATAAGTACAACAACTAGTCCCGTGGTCATACCCACCACCGTTCCGGGTAAGCCAGAGAAACATACCGCCAAGCCGGGTGTATCGGCCGAGACTAATCAAAAATCAATGC cTTGTGGTTTGGCTCCTTTGCACCCAAGGCACGAAGTCCGCATTGTTGGCGGAAGAAACTCTGCGTTTGGCAGCTGGCCTTGGCAG gTGTCTGTACGAAGGACGTCGTTCTTTGGATTTTCTAGTACGCATCGATGTGGTGGAGCTTTATTAAACGAAAACTGGATAGCGACAGCTGGTCATTGTGTAGATGA CTTGCTGACATCACAAATTCGTATAAGAGTCGGCGAGTACGACTTTTCATCAGACCAAGAACCATATCCGTTTGTGGAACGTGCAGTTGCCAGGAAAATTGTGCACcctaagtacaattttttcacGTACGAGTATGATTTGGCCATGGTGCGGTTAGAAGCACCAGTAAAATACACACCTCATATAGTGCCTATATGTTTACCTGGCTCAGACGACCTTCTTATAGGCGAAAATGCCACTGTAACTGGATGGGGGCGATTAAGCGAAGGAGGAACTTTACCTTCTGTGTTACAAGAG GTGAGTGTACCAATAGTTAGTAACGACAAGTGTAAAAGTATGTTTTTGAGAGCTGGTAGACACGAATATATACCAGACATATTCATGTGTGCCGGATTTGACGACGGTGGACGTGATTCCTGTCAA ggCGATTCTGGTGGTCCATTACAAGTTAAGGGTAGAGATGGGCGTTATTTTTTGGCCGGAATCATAAGTTGGGGAATTGGATGTGCAGAGGCCAATCTACCCGGCGTGTGTACCAGGATTTCCAAATTCGTACCTTGGATTTTACAAACAGTcacatag